A stretch of the Bradyrhizobium arachidis genome encodes the following:
- a CDS encoding EAL domain-containing protein: MDALLQSRAEAEAAIAEARKSHERIRQAIDLLPQGIVFLDPEGRYVLWNKKYAEIYSKTADLFAHGARLEDTLRIGVARGDYPEAAGHEAEWIAERLQKLYQPGERHEQKLSDGRVILIEERLTDDGGVVGLRVDITELKQREASFRLLFDGNPVPMIVCALDDERILAVNDAAVVHYGYSRADFEKLTIRSLQAFESEPPWTTDPTVEEQAARTWKHVKADGALIDLAIYSRELVYAERPAMLVALMDITERKRADARLAFMAQHDGLTGLPNRNLLRQTMEEMLLHTRRSAEKVAVLMLGLDNFKAVNDTLGHTIGDKLLRGVAKRLRSTLREEDALARLNSDEFAIVQSGLTRPEDAVGLAKRILEAIADPYLLDGHSVVIGASIGIAMAPSDGDDSEKLLKSADMALSRAKIDSRGTFSFFEAALDARAQTRRKIEVELRDAIQNDLLRPYYQPLIDLSSGRITGFEALVRWPHPERGMISPGEFIPVAEETGLINAIGGLMLRSACRDAAQWPDDVRVAVNLSPLQVHSGNLLSVVTDTLKQSGLPPRRLELEITETLLLEKSAQVLATLHALRALGVRISMDDFGTGYSSLSYLRSFPFDKIKVDQSFVRDLGANREAQAIIRSIISLGKGLGVTITAEGVETEAELSCLRAEGCDEGQGFLFSKARPNTEIVSLLRAQRGVDGGETDAMVA, from the coding sequence ATCGATGCGCTTCTCCAGAGCCGCGCCGAAGCGGAAGCCGCAATCGCGGAGGCGCGCAAGTCGCATGAGCGGATACGCCAGGCGATCGATCTCTTGCCGCAGGGCATCGTGTTTCTCGATCCCGAGGGCCGCTACGTTCTCTGGAACAAGAAGTATGCCGAGATCTACAGCAAGACCGCCGATCTGTTCGCACACGGCGCGCGCCTGGAAGACACGCTGCGCATCGGCGTTGCGCGCGGCGACTACCCCGAGGCCGCCGGCCACGAAGCCGAATGGATCGCCGAGCGGCTGCAAAAACTCTATCAGCCCGGCGAGCGGCACGAGCAAAAACTGTCCGACGGTCGCGTCATCTTGATCGAGGAGCGGCTGACCGATGACGGCGGCGTCGTCGGACTGCGCGTCGACATCACCGAACTGAAGCAGCGCGAGGCGTCGTTCCGCCTGCTGTTCGACGGCAATCCCGTGCCCATGATCGTCTGCGCGCTGGACGACGAGCGCATCCTCGCCGTCAACGACGCCGCGGTCGTGCATTACGGCTACAGCCGCGCCGATTTCGAAAAGCTCACCATCCGGTCCTTGCAGGCTTTCGAGAGCGAGCCGCCCTGGACCACCGATCCGACCGTCGAGGAGCAGGCCGCGCGCACCTGGAAGCATGTCAAGGCCGACGGCGCGCTGATCGACCTCGCGATCTATTCCCGCGAGCTCGTCTATGCGGAGCGGCCGGCCATGCTGGTCGCGCTGATGGACATCACCGAACGCAAGCGCGCCGACGCGCGGCTCGCCTTCATGGCCCAGCATGACGGCCTCACCGGGCTGCCGAACCGCAATCTCTTGCGCCAGACCATGGAGGAGATGCTGCTGCACACGCGGCGCAGCGCCGAGAAGGTCGCGGTGCTGATGCTCGGGCTGGACAATTTCAAGGCGGTCAACGACACGCTCGGTCACACGATCGGCGACAAGCTGCTCCGCGGCGTCGCCAAGCGCCTGCGCTCGACCTTGCGCGAGGAAGATGCGCTGGCGCGGCTCAACTCCGACGAGTTTGCGATCGTCCAGAGCGGGTTGACGCGGCCGGAAGACGCCGTGGGCCTGGCCAAACGGATCCTGGAGGCGATCGCCGATCCCTATCTGCTCGACGGTCATTCCGTCGTGATCGGCGCCTCCATCGGCATCGCGATGGCGCCCTCCGACGGCGACGATTCGGAAAAACTCCTGAAGAGCGCCGACATGGCGCTGTCACGCGCAAAAATCGATTCGCGCGGCACCTTCTCGTTCTTCGAGGCCGCGCTTGACGCCCGTGCGCAGACCCGGCGCAAGATCGAGGTCGAGCTGCGCGATGCGATCCAGAACGATTTGCTGCGCCCGTATTACCAGCCGCTGATCGACCTTTCGAGCGGACGCATCACCGGTTTCGAGGCCCTGGTGCGCTGGCCGCACCCCGAACGCGGCATGATCTCGCCGGGCGAGTTCATACCCGTGGCCGAAGAGACCGGGCTGATCAACGCGATCGGCGGACTGATGCTGCGCAGCGCCTGCCGCGATGCCGCGCAATGGCCGGACGACGTTCGCGTTGCCGTGAACCTGTCGCCGCTGCAAGTGCACAGCGGCAATCTGCTGTCGGTCGTGACCGATACGCTCAAACAGTCCGGCCTGCCGCCGCGCCGGCTCGAGCTCGAGATCACCGAGACGCTGCTGCTGGAGAAGAGCGCGCAGGTGCTGGCGACGCTGCATGCGCTGCGCGCCCTCGGCGTCCGGATCTCGATGGATGATTTTGGCACCGGCTATTCGTCCCTGAGCTATCTGCGCAGCTTCCCCTTCGACAAGATCAAGGTCGACCAGTCCTTCGTGCGCGATCTCGGCGCCAACCGCGAGGCGCAGGCGATCATCCGCTCCATCATCAGCCTCGGCAAGGGTCTCGGCGTCACCATCACCGCCGAAGGCGTCGAGACCGAGGCCGAGCTGAGCTGCCTTCGCGCCGAGGGCTGCGACGAAGGCCAGGGCTTTCTGTTCAGCAAGGCGCGCCCGAATACCGAGATCGTCAGCTTGCTCAGGGCGCAGCGCGGTGTGGACGGCGGCGAAACCGACGCGATGGTCGCCTGA
- a CDS encoding L,D-transpeptidase, whose protein sequence is MAGLSTRLGSRVALRAILGACVLAVPAATPVRADVRVQIDKSSQRMAVSVDGSPRYNWPVSTGRSGYGTPNGTFHPQSMMRRYFSRKYYNSPMPHAIFFYYGFAIHGTSDISRLGGPASHGCVRLHPAHAATLFALVSREGPRNTTIQITN, encoded by the coding sequence ATGGCAGGGCTTTCAACACGGCTCGGGAGCCGGGTCGCCTTGCGCGCGATCTTGGGCGCATGCGTCCTGGCCGTGCCAGCGGCGACGCCCGTCAGGGCCGACGTCAGGGTGCAGATCGACAAATCGTCACAACGCATGGCGGTCAGCGTCGATGGCTCGCCGCGTTACAACTGGCCGGTGTCCACGGGACGCAGCGGCTACGGCACGCCGAACGGCACCTTTCATCCGCAGTCGATGATGCGGCGCTACTTCTCGCGCAAGTACTACAATTCGCCGATGCCGCACGCGATCTTCTTCTATTACGGCTTTGCCATCCACGGCACATCAGATATTTCGCGCCTCGGCGGTCCGGCCTCGCATGGTTGCGTCCGGTTGCACCCCGCGCACGCCGCGACCCTGTTCGCACTGGTCAGCCGCGAAGGGCCGCGCAACACGACTATTCAGATCACGAACTGA
- the mepA gene encoding penicillin-insensitive murein endopeptidase translates to MSPRRITPLLLLFALLNAGVALAQDKGSVHPKPLPPLAHPNDPKLGAKELFARKLLPSTGGAHVIGSYVKGCLGGAEQMPLNGDNWQVMRLSRNRNWGHPDMIALIKRLAAKAKKDAGWPGILVGDIAQPRGGPALSGHASHQIGLDADIWLTPMPDRRLSREEREETSAVMMVREDRLDIDPKVFTAGHVLVLRDAAQEPAVQRIFVNAAIKKALCREAKGDRSWLSKIRPWWGHDYHFHIRMRCPAGAAECEGQPSQAEDEGCKPADLDYWFKDSVLHPKPPPTPPKPKPPMTLAQMPAACKAVLHAADAKP, encoded by the coding sequence ATGAGTCCCCGCCGCATCACCCCTCTCCTGCTTCTGTTCGCGCTCCTCAATGCCGGCGTCGCGCTGGCGCAGGACAAGGGCAGCGTGCATCCAAAGCCGTTGCCGCCGCTCGCCCACCCCAACGACCCCAAACTCGGCGCCAAGGAACTGTTCGCGCGAAAGCTGCTGCCCTCGACGGGAGGAGCGCATGTGATCGGCTCCTACGTCAAGGGCTGCCTCGGCGGTGCGGAGCAGATGCCGCTCAACGGCGACAACTGGCAGGTGATGCGTCTGTCGCGCAATCGCAACTGGGGCCACCCGGACATGATCGCGCTGATCAAGCGGCTCGCGGCCAAGGCGAAAAAGGATGCCGGCTGGCCCGGCATTCTGGTCGGCGACATCGCCCAGCCGCGCGGCGGGCCGGCGCTGTCAGGCCATGCCAGCCATCAGATCGGGTTAGACGCCGACATCTGGCTGACGCCGATGCCGGACCGGCGGCTGTCGCGCGAGGAGCGCGAGGAGACCTCGGCCGTGATGATGGTGCGTGAGGACCGGCTCGACATCGATCCAAAAGTGTTCACGGCCGGCCATGTGCTGGTGCTGCGTGATGCCGCGCAGGAGCCCGCGGTGCAGCGCATCTTCGTCAATGCCGCGATCAAGAAGGCGCTGTGCCGCGAGGCCAAGGGCGACCGGAGCTGGCTGTCGAAGATACGGCCGTGGTGGGGGCACGACTATCATTTTCACATCCGCATGCGCTGTCCGGCCGGGGCTGCCGAATGCGAGGGCCAGCCGTCGCAGGCCGAGGATGAGGGCTGCAAGCCGGCCGACCTCGACTATTGGTTCAAGGACTCGGTGCTGCACCCAAAACCCCCGCCGACGCCGCCAAAACCCAAGCCGCCGATGACGCTGGCGCAGATGCCGGCCGCCTGCAAAGCCGTCCTGCACGCAGCGGACGCCAAGCCTTAA
- the modA gene encoding molybdate ABC transporter substrate-binding protein: protein MSRLSACFAAFVVLLAAWSPASAEDKTITVFAAASMKNALDDINAAYTAKTGVKFTVSYAASSALAKQIEQGAPADMFISADTDWMDYAIGKKTINEPSRVNLLGNSIVLIAPKDSKIDNVAIGPGFDLAKLAGDGKIATGDVKSVPVGKYAKAALEKLGAWQAAEPKFAMAESVRAALTLVARGEAPLGIVYATDAKVEPGVKIVGTFPAESHPAIIYPVAATTTAKAETNGYLAFLRSTAAKTILEKYGFKFLVSPTT from the coding sequence ATGTCCCGCCTGTCTGCATGTTTTGCTGCTTTCGTCGTTCTGCTCGCCGCCTGGTCGCCGGCGTCCGCAGAGGACAAGACGATCACCGTCTTCGCCGCCGCCTCGATGAAGAACGCGCTCGACGATATCAACGCCGCCTACACCGCGAAGACCGGCGTCAAGTTCACCGTCAGCTATGCAGCGAGCTCGGCACTCGCCAAGCAGATCGAGCAGGGCGCGCCGGCCGACATGTTCATCTCCGCCGACACCGACTGGATGGATTACGCCATCGGCAAAAAGACCATCAACGAGCCGAGCCGCGTCAACCTGCTCGGCAACAGCATCGTGCTGATCGCGCCGAAGGACTCCAAGATTGACAACGTCGCTATCGGCCCCGGCTTCGATCTCGCAAAGCTCGCCGGCGACGGCAAGATCGCGACCGGCGACGTGAAGTCGGTGCCGGTCGGCAAATACGCCAAGGCCGCGCTGGAGAAGCTCGGCGCATGGCAGGCCGCGGAGCCAAAATTCGCCATGGCCGAGAGCGTGCGCGCGGCGCTGACGCTAGTGGCGCGCGGCGAAGCCCCGCTTGGCATCGTCTATGCGACCGATGCCAAGGTCGAGCCAGGCGTCAAGATCGTCGGCACCTTTCCGGCGGAGTCGCATCCCGCGATCATCTATCCGGTCGCCGCGACCACGACGGCGAAGGCGGAGACGAATGGTTATCTCGCCTTCCTGCGCTCGACCGCGGCCAAGACCATTTTGGAAAAATACGGCTTTAAGTTCCTGGTCAGTCCGACGACCTGA
- the modB gene encoding molybdate ABC transporter permease subunit, with amino-acid sequence MSEITPAEWTAILLSLRVAVIATLVATPFGIALAWLLARRDFWGKSVVDALVHLPLVLPPVVTGYLLLLTFGRRGLVGGFLADYLGIVFAFRWTGAALACGIMSFPLLVRPMRLSIEAIDRRLEQAAETLGAAPWKVFATVTLPLALPGVLAGMVLGFAKAIGEFGATITFVSNIPGETQTISSAIYSLIQTPDGDAAAGRLVIISIVLALGALIAAEWFARRATARLHGN; translated from the coding sequence ATGTCCGAGATCACACCTGCCGAATGGACGGCGATCCTGCTCTCGCTCAGGGTCGCCGTGATCGCAACGCTGGTGGCGACGCCGTTCGGCATCGCGCTCGCGTGGCTGCTCGCGCGGCGTGACTTTTGGGGCAAGTCGGTGGTCGACGCGCTGGTGCACCTGCCCTTGGTGCTGCCGCCGGTCGTCACCGGCTATCTGCTGCTGCTCACCTTCGGCCGCCGCGGGCTGGTCGGCGGGTTTTTGGCCGATTATCTCGGTATCGTGTTCGCGTTCCGCTGGACCGGTGCGGCGCTCGCCTGCGGCATCATGTCGTTTCCGCTGCTGGTGCGCCCGATGCGCCTGTCGATCGAGGCGATCGATCGCCGGCTGGAGCAGGCCGCCGAGACGCTCGGAGCCGCGCCCTGGAAAGTGTTCGCCACCGTGACGCTTCCTCTTGCCCTACCAGGTGTCCTTGCCGGCATGGTGCTCGGCTTCGCCAAGGCGATCGGCGAGTTCGGCGCGACCATCACCTTCGTCTCCAACATTCCCGGCGAGACCCAGACGATTTCCTCCGCCATCTATTCGCTGATCCAGACGCCGGACGGCGATGCGGCCGCGGGTCGTCTCGTGATCATCTCGATCGTGCTGGCGCTCGGCGCGCTGATCGCTGCCGAGTGGTTTGCCCGCCGCGCCACCGCGCGATTGCACGGGAATTGA
- the modC gene encoding molybdenum ABC transporter ATP-binding protein, protein MLRVDVEKQLGEFSLEATFTSEGRVTGLFGASGAGKTSLVNMIAGLLRPDRGTIAIDGEIVDDTVAGIHVPTFRRRIGYVFQDARLFPHLNVAQNLDYGRRMNGLAADPAQQTRIVDLLDIGALLDRRPGKLSGGERQRVALGRALLAKPRLLLLDEPLGALDEARKLEILPYLVRLRDEANVPMVYVSHDVAELRQLATQIVMLKQGKVTSFGGVKVLT, encoded by the coding sequence ATGCTGCGCGTCGACGTCGAAAAACAGCTTGGCGAATTCTCGCTTGAGGCAACCTTCACCAGCGAGGGACGCGTCACCGGCCTGTTCGGCGCCTCCGGTGCGGGCAAGACGTCGCTGGTCAACATGATCGCAGGCCTGCTGCGGCCCGATCGCGGCACCATCGCGATCGACGGCGAAATCGTCGACGACACCGTGGCGGGCATCCACGTGCCGACCTTTCGTCGCCGCATCGGCTATGTGTTCCAGGACGCGCGGCTGTTTCCGCATCTCAACGTCGCGCAGAACCTCGACTATGGCAGGCGGATGAACGGCCTTGCCGCCGATCCCGCACAACAGACGCGCATCGTCGACCTCCTCGACATCGGCGCGCTGCTCGATCGCCGGCCCGGAAAACTCTCCGGCGGCGAGCGCCAGCGCGTCGCGCTCGGCCGCGCGCTCCTGGCAAAGCCGCGCCTGCTATTGCTCGACGAGCCGCTCGGCGCGCTCGACGAGGCGCGCAAGCTCGAGATCCTGCCCTATCTGGTGCGGCTGCGGGACGAGGCCAACGTGCCGATGGTCTATGTCAGCCACGACGTCGCCGAATTGCGCCAGCTCGCGACGCAGATCGTGATGCTGAAGCAGGGCAAGGTGACGTCGTTCGGTGGCGTGAAGGTGCTGACGTAA